GAGGGGGGAGGCACTCCTGGGGTGTCGCTCGAGgccgacggagacgcagtcGACGATCCAGTCGAGACAATACGAATGGTGGCAGACGTCGGCGTCGTGAACAGAGGGCCTGTCAATGAAGAAgactcctttttctgcggaGGACCTagccgagaagaacgaaccTTCCTTCTGCGGCTGCCTGTGGTAATCGAAGACGTAGGATCTCCTGtggaggacggagacgaagtCGCCCGCGGGgcagaggacggagaagctgcagaatAAGATGCTGGAGTCAACAGCGTAGAAGCAGAAGGACTTTCTGTCCGGCCGCCGGTacgggaagaaggagacgctgtcGGGGAATCGGCGGAAGcaggagctgaagaaggcccGGTGGAGGGGGGAGGCACTCCTGGGGTGTCGCTCGAGgccgacggagacgcagtcGACGATCCAGTCGAGACAATACGAATGGTGGCAGACGTCGGCGTCGTGAACAGAGGGCCTGTCAATGAAGAAgactcctttttcttcggaGGACCTagccgagaagaacgaaccTTCCTTTTACGACTTCCAGGGACAATCGACGACGTTGGATCTCCTgtggaggacggagaagaagtcgcCCGCGGGgcagaggacggagaagctgcagaatAAGATGCTGAAGTCAACAGCGTAGAAGCAGAAGGACTTTCTGTCCGGCTGCCGGTacgggaagaaggagacgctgtcGGGGAATCGGCGGAAGcaggagctgaagaaggcccGGTGGAGGGGGGAGGCACTCCTGGGGTGTCGCTCGAGGCCAACGGAGACGCAGTCGACGATCCAGTCGAGACAATACGAATGGTGGCAGACGTCGGCGTCGTGGACAGAGGGCCCgccaaggaagaagactcctttttcttcggaGGACCTagccgagaagaacgaaccTTCCTTTTACGACTTCCAGGGACAATCGACGACGTTGGATCTCCTgtggaggacggagaagaagtcgcCCGCGgggcagaggaaggagaagcttCAGAATAAGATGCTGAAGACAacagcggagaagcagaaggactTTCTGTCCGGCCGCCGGTacgggaaggagacgctgtcGGGGAACCGGCGGATGAAGGGGATGAAGGGGATGAAGGGGATGAAGGGGATGAAGGAGATGAAGGAGACTTGGAAGGGTCAAAATGAGATGTTGCCGGGGAGCTAGCCGGAGACGGTGTCGATTGCtcggaggaggaggaactTTCAGatggcggcgaggaaggatGTGCAGAATCCATTGATGCTGTCGGCTGCTGTAGAGCACCACCTGAGAAACCAACGGAAAACGGTCGACTCTCGAAAGGGTGAAATTGGATCTCCTCCGGCAAGCTGTCTTACTTGTCTAGTACGAGTTAGACGCGAAAGCGGCGGGCATGCTGCTTTGTTGCCCACCACAGCGTATCGCTGCGACAGGCCTTTGGAGAATGACTGACTGGGAGACTGTTTCCGAAAAAAACCTTTGTCAGTTCGTTTGCAAAGCACAGAAGCACAGCCGACAAAGAGGGACATCCCTGGAGTAGTTATATGACTACACATCCCTACATAATATCTGCCTACGGATCGAACTGTCTTCCTGGACCGTCACCATCCAGATACACCCGTCCCCACAACCCAGAGACGCGTAAACGATACGCCCATTCGTACGGATCATCAGGCTGCTGTGAAGTGACGAGATACTCGGCTTAACTTACGAGTTTCGTTGATGAATTGTACAAGCAACGAAGGCTGATTGACGGCCACACCTGCAGGACACAACCCATCACGTTGCGAGTGAAACAGTGAACTCGCAGTTGTCCTGAAGAACAGGGAACagctttctgttctttcagAGATGTGAGTCGGAATGGCCAGTTGTTCGGTATACAAGCCGGGCCACCATCGTGAAGGCTTACACAAAGACGTACTAGGCAGAAATGCTGGCGCGGAAAAAATTTCTTCGGCACCGCAGAGATCCGCCAGAGGCGAACCTGGGAACGGCACCATCTCTTGGCAGCCTCAGTGCACTTCGTTGGAAGAAGTGAGGAAGCGCGCTCTCTTACAGCTTTTAGAAACGGTTCCACCTCTTCTTTCAGTGCTTTCCACGGGTCACCTAAAACGGTGTGCCGCAAATGTTCTTGTCGCAGTGTTTTTGCCTGTTTCCACCATCGAGAAAGCGCAGCGTGGATTTACGGCACTGCAGTCCAAGACTCTCCGCCCACGAACCCGCaacggacagagaggacTGTGAAGTCGGggaagagagcagcgagaagcgacTGAACTGCTTCCGAAGTTCGTTCTAGCAAGCATGTGTGGACGTTACGGAATAAACAGAAAGGAGCAgacagtgcatgcaggaagaCTGTGAACAGATTCCACGACCGCGGATTTCCATGAATCAACAGTGTGGCTTCCAAGGTTCCCCAACAAGGAGGGGGGGAAACTTACTTTCCAGAACTCCCGGATGCGCATCGTCCCACTCCAGTAACGGGTCAACGACGTCCCAAATTCTCACGAACACTGCAACCTCTGCAGGGAGAAAGAATGCCCACAGCAGCGGTAGCTGCACCCGTATAGTGGCCGCCTTCAAGAGCCGATAGGGGCGTCGCACGCTCCCTACTATAACTTCTCTCATACACATGCAAATTCCGTACTGCATTTGCGCGGACGCACACAACCCTCGTGCTCTCTTTACTCCTACGCAGCTGTGCGGGGATCCCAGGGATCCCAATTACATGCATCAAGGACGTATGCGTGCAGAGACGGATCCTTGTCACACATGCGCTTTCGAGTTTCTCGGGAAAACGCAAGTGTACATATTCACTTCTACAAGGACCTCCGCAAGCGCCATGCAGAAGCATGGATGTGCATTCACGAGGATCTGCACAGACGTATAATTCCCCATGAGTACATCATGGTGTGCTCAGATCAGCCCGTGCATATGCCAACTCCTGTACAGTGCTGAGGAGGGTGCCTGCTCACAGTCGACCAGCATCCAGCCTACCACGTTCTTTCACCTCCCAAACACAATCAATTCCTTGTCCTTCTGAAGACGCATGAGAAATGTCTGACAGGCGCACGGCGTATTACCTTCAtagccccttcgctgtgtgCGATCCCACCTGGTAGCTGACCAGGAATCATAAAACCGGACTCCTGGCGACTCTCATCTACGCGCGACAACCGCTAATGAAGACCCGCACCCGTTTTCTTGTCGAGCGCAACCGAAGGACGTACAAATAACCGGGTGCTCACCGTACATTCACAACATGTTTCCCGGGCGTGGATGCACGGACGCATGCAACACTCTCCTTCAGCAAAAAACGGACTGTTGGACCAGTCTGTACCGGCTGCATGCGGGGTTTCCAAGGTCCACAGTAGCTAGCGCTATCACACATGTTTGACGGTGCACCTGCGGGTTTACCTTAACTTGCATctttccatcttcttctcctctctgaaCCGAGTTCCGTATCTCTTTCATCCCGCACTGTCCGTTTTTCCAAACAGCTCGTATCCTGTCTACGTATCCATTGACTTGGATGGTTTTTCACCTCTATGCCTTACTCGGTACAGGGCTCGTTTCAAGTGGGCATCGCGTTACATACACGTGTTGTATATCTTTTAGATCAGCAGGTACCGAAGAGCTGCTCAACAGAACCCACCGAAAGACAGGCAGTACGTTTGGACCGTGGGAGGGCGCGCTGCTTCGCCATGGTCAAAACTTACCACCAAATACCGAGTGAAACAACATATACGGTGTTCTTGGCGCCATAGTCGCATCGGAGTGGTAATCACAGAACGCCTCGACCAGGTCACCAAGCAGAAGCCGACGTAAGCTCAAAGCTAGCTCTCCATCAACACCAAGTCTTCGCCAGTGATGCTCCGAAAAGGACAGCATGTCTGCGACTACAGGTCTTAGATCCGGCGCTCTTTCAAATATGTTGTAAGCCTTGGCGAGGTACGTGTAATGGCCAAGAGCGAAATCATTCACGACAAGATGTCGCAGCAGTCTCTTGACCTCTTTCTGAGGAGCCATGAGAAATCCAGACTTCACCTTTGACAGAATCTTCAACCTCCTGATTACTGCTACCTTCATCTCGGAGGCCCACCGGCCTGCCTCTGAATCTGATGAGAAAGGCATGCAGAGCAAAAAGAAGCAACGGATAACTGGGACGCAGAGTCAGAGGTACGCTTTTTCACCGCCTTCACACCAAGCTGACACTTGTGTAACGCAGCAGTTCATCCCGCTGTCAAGGAACTGAAACATGAATGGCAAGGACTTTGCACGGTGTGAATGACAGGCCCTGCCCACAGCGGAACCCTATTAACGGAAAGAGGTGAACCACAGGCCATGCACCGCTCCGCCTGAGGAGAGCCTCGCCTTAGCAAAACAAGGTTTCGGGTGCTTCTGTTCACGTATCTCGTTCGACTTTTCTCAGCTATAGTCAACGGAGAAAGCACGACTAGACAGCACGAATACGTTTAGGAAGCAGACAGGTGTTGGGTGCCTTTCACTTTCCTCGTCGACCGTGCACGAGGTGAATCTTTTGTTTTTATCCGCTACATAGTCCTTTCTTGAGCTCAAAAGTGCGTGGCTGCCTGTTTCCCAGCTCCTTAGGTCGTCTCCTTGATGGCACCTCGTTCAGAAACACACGCGGTGGTATTTTGCATGCTATCTCTCACTGTCAGGACTTCTCGCACAGCTCcttccccccctccccccgaCAGCGAACGGCATTTGCTTTCAGTTTAAACGCAACGCGTTGCTTCCTAGATTGGAAGGCCCAGACGCACTATGCCCTGAACCCTGTGGCATAGCACCTGTTTAGTAACTTCGTAAACGATATTTACACTTGGTATGCGCCGATAATACTCGACTGCTCTACAGTTTAGCCGCTAGTCCTGGGACTGTCGAGAAATCAGCTTTCTCAGGTCAACCTGTGATTCCTGCTCCTCTACACGACGCGGTTCTTACCGGGAGGGAGCTCCTCGAAACGCACTAGCGGCTCGACGACGGTAGCCAGTTCCTCAAGTGGACTCATGGCGACTGCGAATTCGTCCAACTCTTGTGTCGGCGAAACGTTGCGCGCCACAAGCAGACGTCCTGGAGGCATCACTCGAGCGCTTCGGCACTTTGGATTGTTCTTAGATTCGAGGAACTGTGGTCGTGAAAAGCAAGCCCGCAAAGAGGTCacgcgggagaaaaggagcacATGCAGACTGCCTGTCTGGCTCTGCCTATAACGAGGTTCACTGTCACTGGCTAGCGACGATGTGCATCTGCACCCTGACACATGGGCATTTGACGTGTGCGCAGGGAAACGGAGGTGATAAAAAGGACGGCTCGACGAAGCAGCTCCTCAAGATGACGCTCAGCGAGTCAACGATCACGAAAAATCGATTCTCCTCACTGGCTAAAAAGCAACTCTTTTGAGGAGTCAAACGAACGATTCACCACGAGACACGATACTGAGACAGTGGCCCCGGCGACCCGAGTTGGGCACTGTCGTCGGACATAGAGAACCTGTTCAAGGTACCATGTTCTCGTCAGAGAAAGACTTGCGTTGGAccaaggaaaagaaaactcaGGCACCCGCCTCTTCTGTCGGAAGGTCAGAATAACTGTCTACATACAGCTTGGTAGAGAGCGGGGAGCGGGATAACGGAGAACATCCCCACAGTGCTTCGAGTCTGTGAGAAttggagaagcagcaagtCTTCGCTGAGACAGCTAAAGTACCGAAGAGTCCCTGGCCTGCCGATCTCCGTCATGCTCAATCCTAAGTGTTTCCCTTCCTTACTTCAGCTAGCTTTAGGAGAAAGCAGTTGCGGCTCCCGTAGTGGGGAGAGAGTCTACGCTGCTCTAGGCATGCCGCGTCTAGTGCTCTTGTCGGCCAGAAGCACAGCCGAGTTCGCAAAAACACGATCGACCAAGGAGGAACGAGGTGCTGGAGCTCTAAACGTCCGTGAAAACGAAACCATCAAGTCACCCGTTACGCGTTTCCCCCCGATCACGTTCACACACGGAGGCGTTCTCTTGCTGCCATAGACTGGGGAAACAACaacggggagaaggaagcttTTCTCACTTGTCACGATCGCCGGATTATtcgaagggagaagcagcagcgccATGCTGTCTTCAGCAAGTTCTGCACGCACggcagacaggagacggaTTCTTGGATTCAGGCGCTGCTTCTGGGATTCAATCGATTCACCGCCCCAGGAGCCCTCGGCTCTTGGTTGAGCTGCGCAGCCCATTTCACGCAAGGCGCGACATGCGGCCAGGCGTTCTTTCCTGTGTCCATCGTGCCAGTTCAATAGCAAAGATCCCCAGGGAGTTGTGCTCCCATTGGTACAAACTGCAATATAAGACATCAGAGATCAAACACCAATCAGAAACAACGAAGGTCGAACAGGCAACACGAGACGACAACTTCGCCAACTGCACGGGAAGCAGTGCAGCGCTAAAGATGGAACTGCAAATTGCGAAGTGAGCAATGCCGGGGGTTTCTGTGCTTCCTATGGCCGAGCTCTTCGCACGGTTCGCCACGTACGTGCTCGGAGTTCGGGCCGCTCCGCCAGCCAGACGTCGAAAAGCAGCACCAACAAGTCAGGCGCCATGCTGAGAGCTGCTTCtgagggaaagagaagagcagatgACATGACCGGAGACGCGTCGACAGAGAGCACAGTGCCTGCGGTCTTAAGTCTCCTCATCATCCCAGGCCTAGTGGAGCTTTAGCGCAACGCGTTTTACCAGGcacctgtctctttctcacaGCGACGCAACCGCCATTTTACTGGAACTCTATGCCTCCCAAGAAACATTTCCCTCCATGTTTTGATCCACAACACAAAAGGCTCCATTGCTTCAGTGCGTTGGTTCAGTGCGATGATGAAATCTTTCATTCGTCCGTCAGAATCAGTGTTTGCCCATGTCGATCTTCCATAATTTGCTTCGGTGGTTCTAGGCCCCGCCGTCCTCCCTCTCCACGTGTCTTACGGCGGTCGACTTCGTTCAGGGCGTGTACGGACCCTGTGGCGGTACCCTGACCGTGAACAACATCGAGGACGGCGCCCCCAGAAGCCTTGCAAAAAAGATGCTCCAGCATCTCTTTGACGACTTCAGGCTCGAACGTTATACCGAGTTTTTTCGCAACTGATGTACGGATGGTTTCTGTAAGCTTGTTCCGGCCGAGGGCGGCGGTGACAAACTGGGGAGTCACTTGAAAAGACTGCGCCTGGACAAGGGCGTCGAAGCGGCTGACGTGGAACTGTGCAAGAGCTGCTTGAGAGAGGATCGCCGACACAATGTGGAGAGTAATCAGTCTCCGAGGTTGTTTCGAAAGCTGCATCAGTGCCTCTTTAACCTCATTGAAAGAACCAACGGAATGATCCAAGAAGGCCGACGGGTCGAAGCCGCTGCCTGAGGAAGAAATGACCCACAGCACACGTTCCAGTCACGACGACTTGGGAGCCTTCCATATCTTTCCTGCTTTTACGTATAGGATGGATGCACAACGGCGCCTCTCCCGCAGAAATCGGGTGCCGATCGAGACTCCTCAAGAAAGATCTGATGTGATGCAGGCCGATTATGAACGAAACTGTCAGACCGGTGGGTCTGTCAGGACTCACCGGGTTGTGTAATAGAGTTGAAATACTCTGTAAAGGTGCTTTCCAGACGCGACCACTGTATCGGCAGGTTCGGCTGGTCCTCCAGTCCTGCCACTTCGCATAGCAAACCGGAGAGGACAAGAGaggcgatgcatgcagaccgGCGAGGGGAAAACTCTGCAGACCAAAGAGCTGCTGCGTGACCAGACCCAAGGAGACAATCTATGCACACACCTCCACCGGGAATGCACACCCACAGAGACCCCCGCTAGTGTCGCCTATAAAAAATTCCAGACGGCAGACACGCAGAACAAGTGAACTGTCTGATTCCTTCTCGATGGAAAACGCCTGGGCTACACAGTGGCTGCCTAGACGCAGGAGAACGAAGCTCCTGCGCGAAAGGCCGAATACCCAAAAAAACATGTGTACGGTTCAACGACCGACGCGTTGCTGCTCGAGAAGGAACCAAGCGCCTACGTGTAGCTGCGTCGGCACCTGGCGGCACCCATGGTTGAAGGAGATCCCTAGGTCTGGCATCTGCAAAGAAAGCGACACTCAGGCGAGCTAGCGGTGAAGCACGACTGACAACGCCATGGTCTATGTGAGGGGGCggcgagagaacagagacagcacgCGGGCGAGTCAAACGCAAAGCCGCCTACATACATGAGCACTGACAGCTCCGAAAGGATATGCACACATTTATTTGTCCCGCTGATAGTACACAACCGAGGAAGGCAGTAGACATGGTAAGCAAATATGGAACTAAACCAGATATTCAGGTGAGATTGAGCACACAATACGAAGGAGGCTGCCGTAGCAGCAGCACCATAGCTGACCCACTACCCATGGTCCACTAGCGACATCCCGGCGAGCTTGGCTGAACTACGTCAAAGGCTCATCTGAAGCTCCATGCGGACAGCCCATGGGTCGGCAGAACACGCGTCTTCACCCCGTTCAACTGCCCTCTCAGTCCACTGTTGCTCTCCAAAGTCCCACACAGAAAACAACTGCCAAAATAGATTCGCCGCAACGCGAAGGTGCATTGTACATGCAGGTAGAAGATATTTAAAACTGTTATAGTACAACTGATAAAGTGCAAGATAAAAGGTTGTGCACAAACGAAGCTGGACGGAGACGGGGGTCTGCAACTCGACGGGGGAAGCAGAAACATGGTGCtccgtctttttttcgcgagaTGGAGTGAACAGGAGCAAGTCACCCACACTCAGGACGCGATATGGTCATTTCTTTTCTGGCTGGAGAGCGCCTCACCAGGGGACCTGTGTTTGTCGATGAACGAGAGCACCTTCGAGTTTTTCGAGAAAGCTGCACACACGAAAGTAGACAGTGTGCAACggagtggaggagacagcagcttATGAGCTAGCCACCGATCGGAGAATAAAGAGACGAGCCGGCGAGTGAGAGCCTAGCAAACGGGACTCTCTCCATTTGCAGTTGTGGGGTAGCGACTGACACTTGGCACATTTAAGAAATAGTTATGAAGACAAGCGTCTGGAAAAGATCCGCCCGAGCAGCTGGACAAACCAGCAAGAGAGACTCTACGATATTTCTCGACCTACGCACATCGTCGCTTCCGTACTTTGATTGCTATAAACCAAAATATCGGATTTGAACATTCACCCGCAGTCAGCTCAGAAGGGGGGAAAACTACATCGCTCGTACAACCCACACGCATGTAGCGCTGCAGCGGACATGAcgcaaaaaacagacacagtgcaGACGCTTCTCACCTTTTCGGAGCTCTGGGTTGGACATGAGGTGGCGTCGAAACACAGACAGCAGTGAAATGTCACCAGCGTTAATAGCAGTGTAAAATCCTGAAGAACATGCACAGTAAAGGAGCAGCTCTTCAAAAGCAGGTGGGAGTTTTTTCAGCTTCCatcggaaaaaagaaaataGTTCCTGTCTTCGACTGGTAGCGATCAGACAGAGAAGATATGAAGGTCGAGATAACACAAAGAGCTCTTGTCCTTGATAGTACCTCTAAAAGCCCAAAACAAGAAGGCACTGCACCTGAAACTTCCATGCTGTCATGTTAATCAGTTTTGATCGTTATTGATATGTTATTGACATGTCCATGACAAAAATATGATCAAACCTCCGATTTTGGATGGAAATACTCTTAACCCCGCGTAATACGCGAGTAGCAACATTCAGGTACGATACGAAGTGGTGCTACGAACCGGTGGGCGGGCACTGAGTTGTCTGGGTGCGGCAGTTCCATCAAACCGAGAGCTCGCTGGTTCTCCCCGAAATGTACTGAGGCGCGAACTTGTATCCGGTAAGCAAAGAACTCCAAGAGCCAACTGTCCCAGTTAAAGACAACCGCTGAAGAGAGATTCACATGTAAATACTCGCCTCCAAAATACTccaatatatacatacatatgtactCATCAACTCATCAATAAAAGGCAGCATAAACATAACTGTATTCTATTATACACGGAACCATAGACACAAACCCATTCATCGGTAAAACGATTCATCTCTCCATATATAAATTCGTCTAACAAAGAAATAACCTACGCACATAGATGCGGcgagaggcgcatgcatttcATTTTCTTTTTTGCCTCAGATGAAGAGACGCAGTTGGGAGAGGAAACTAGTGGGCATGCGCTACATGCGGGAAACAGAACTTCAAcgtctctgctttgtctCGCGCCGTTTCCTGACCTAGCCTGGGAAGGTGCTGTGCGTGGTAGCTTGCCAGACACTCCACACAGGCGCCTTGCACATCACGGCCTCTCCACCCTCATTTTCTGAGCTGTTTGATCTACAGAAGATAGTTCGTCGAAGGTTTTCCTAGAACAACTCATTCAACTGAGGAGTCAtgacagaaaagggagacggagacaatggGAACTGGGCCTGCCTCGTGCGGTGCATACCTTCGACTATAGCTGCGAACTTCAAGGCCATGGAAACGGGGGATCTGTGGTGCAGAGCAAGCATCCGACTCGAGTGCTGGACCAAGTCAAGGGTGACTGCGTCAAGAAGAGCATTCGCTT
This window of the Toxoplasma gondii ME49 chromosome VI, whole genome shotgun sequence genome carries:
- a CDS encoding hypothetical protein (encoded by transcript TGME49_239270), whose translation is MNERYPAVFASLWPRNLAPTASTIFQWNIVEEALHERNKYRLHRFLRDIEKAESDRSLERCLSVILSSKFLTAFSSYVRSYFPADRVLLPRTSLLRSQWRASTMEANLLRRGGFTGEQANALLDAVTLDLVQHSSRMLALHHRSPVSMALKFAAIVEGFYTAINAGDISLLSVFRRHLMSNPELRKAFSKNSKVLSFIDKHRSPDARPRDLLQPWVPPGADAATLAGLEDQPNLPIQWSRLESTFTEYFNSITQPGSGFDPSAFLDHSVGSFNEVKEALMQLSKQPRRLITLHIVSAILSQAALAQFHVSRFDALVQAQSFQVTPQFVTAALGRNKLTETIRTSVAKKLGITFEPEVVKEMLEHLFCKASGGAVLDVVHGQGTATGSVHALNEVDRQAALSMAPDLLVLLFDVWLAERPELRAQLAEDSMALLLLPSNNPAIVTRRLLVARNVSPTQELDEFAVAMSPLEELATVVEPLVRFEELPPDSEAGRWASEMKVAVIRRLKILSKVKSGFLMAPQKEVKRLLRHLVVNDFALGHYTYLAKAYNIFERAPDLRPVVADMLSFSEHHWRRLGVDGELALSLRRLLLGDLVEAFCDYHSDATMAPRTPYMLFHSVFGEVAVFVRIWDVVDPLLEWDDAHPGVLESVAVNQPSLLVQFINETRGALQQPTASMDSAHPSSPPSESSSSSEQSTPSPASSPATSHFDPSKSPSSPSSPSSPSSPSSPSSAGSPTASPSRTGGRTESPSASPLLSSASYSEASPSSAPRATSSPSSTGDPTSSIVPGSRKRKVRSSRLGPPKKKESSSLAGPLSTTPTSATIRIVSTGSSTASPLASSDTPGVPPPSTGPSSAPASADSPTASPSSRTGSRTESPSASTLLTSASYSAASPSSAPRATSSPSSTGDPTSSIVPGSRKRKVRSSRLGPPKKKESSSLTGPLFTTPTSATIRIVSTGSSTASPSASSDTPGVPPPSTGPSSAPASADSPTASPSSRTGGRTESPSASTLLTPASYSAASPSSAPRATSSPSSTGDPTSSITTGSRRRKVRSSRLGPPQKKESSSLTGPLFTTPTSATIRIVSTGSSTASPSASSDTPGVPPPSTGPSSAPASADSPTASPSSRTGGRTESPSASTLLTPASYSAASPSSAPRATSSPSSTGDPTSSITTGSRRRKVRSSRLGPPQKKESSSLTGPLFTTPTSATIRIVSTGSSTASPSASSDTPGVPPPSTGPSSAPASADSPTASPSSRTGGRTESPSASTLLTSASYSAASPSSAPRATSSPSSTGDPTSSIVTGSRRRKVRSSRLGPPQKKESSSSTGPLSTTSFASSGSFSLPVLSGSPTEDQSVPMGVAAVSDEDRQPSDQSRSSSGSPSPPPSDSHHAS